TGAGTTGAACAGGAACGAAAGGAGTTAAAATCTCAGCATTTGAATTTTTCAAGTTTTCCACACTATGCTCATGGGCACGGAATTTGTCCCGACGGTGAACAACTGTCACTTTTTCAGCTATCGGTTCAAGCATTAATGCCCAGTCAACGGCAGAATCGCCACCACCACAAATGACAACACGTTTTCCAGCAAACTGATTTAAGTCATTTATAAAATAATGTAAATTCTTTCCTTCAAATTTTTCTGCTTCAGGTAATTGGAGTTTCCGTGGTTGGAATGCCCCGTTTCCAGCTGTAATAATAATTGTTTTTGAATAGTGTATCTCTTTGTTTGTTTTTAATTTGAAAATACCATCTGCTTGTTTTTCAACTTCTTGAACTTCTTGCTCTAGGCAAATGGTTTGCTCAAATTTAGCCATTTGTTCCTTTAAGTTATTGACTAGCTCTTGCGCCCGAATTTTTGGAAAACCGGCTACATCGTATATGTATTTTTCCGGATACAACGCCGAAAGTTGTCCTCCTATTTGTGGTAAGCTTTCAATGATTTTAACCGTTGCTTGTCTCATACCACCGTAAAATGCGGTAAATAACCCGACTGGTCCTGCACCAATAATCGTAATATCATAAATTTTTTGGTCTTCCTTCAACACTACATCCCCCCATGTCGCATCTTAAGCTATATGATAACATAAATTGATACAATTATCTTTAAATTATTTTCACGATGGAG
This sequence is a window from Bacillus alveayuensis. Protein-coding genes within it:
- a CDS encoding thioredoxin reductase (NADPH) (product_source=KO:K00384; cath_funfam=3.50.50.60; cog=COG0492; ko=KO:K00384; pfam=PF07992; superfamily=51905; transmembrane_helix_parts=Inside_1_6,TMhelix_7_26,Outside_27_331), encoding MKEDQKIYDITIIGAGPVGLFTAFYGGMRQATVKIIESLPQIGGQLSALYPEKYIYDVAGFPKIRAQELVNNLKEQMAKFEQTICLEQEVQEVEKQADGIFKLKTNKEIHYSKTIIITAGNGAFQPRKLQLPEAEKFEGKNLHYFINDLNQFAGKRVVICGGGDSAVDWALMLEPIAEKVTVVHRRDKFRAHEHSVENLKNSNAEILTPFVPVQLIGDENINQIVLEEVKGERKEVIDVDDVIVNFGFVSSLGPIKNWGLEIEKNSILVNSKMETNIKGIYAAGDICTYDGKVKLIASGFGEAPTAVNNAKSYIDPKSRVQPMHSTSMFNE